In Deinococcus proteolyticus MRP, a single genomic region encodes these proteins:
- a CDS encoding DUF2259 domain-containing protein: MKRAVPLLLTLLTAQAAAANLPQPYRYGFSPDGAYHLMLTHWTEDGSGFPAASLRVVRQGVGVVLEDRQVLRAESGAGVQTSEQLAEALLARHAERLNALGLKQPVPGQVLWAQAVPLPALAGWPPQETQTVTLGKGAPSSVQSIEVRPQAAFNTCQFSSLLPAAPVGLRLKVNGADWFRDGTRLPESRACAAGYRLEAVWQHGDAVAVLLRAYSTGFEGPDALPLTLLNRVPLPASKP, encoded by the coding sequence ATGAAACGCGCTGTTCCGCTGCTGCTCACCCTGCTGACGGCCCAGGCGGCCGCGGCGAATCTGCCCCAGCCCTACCGCTACGGCTTTAGCCCGGACGGGGCCTATCACCTGATGCTGACCCACTGGACCGAGGACGGCAGCGGCTTTCCGGCAGCCAGCCTGCGGGTGGTGCGCCAGGGCGTGGGCGTGGTTCTGGAAGACCGGCAGGTGCTGCGTGCCGAGAGCGGAGCCGGCGTGCAGACCTCCGAGCAGCTGGCCGAAGCGCTGCTGGCCCGCCATGCCGAGCGGCTGAACGCCTTGGGCCTGAAGCAGCCGGTGCCTGGGCAAGTGCTGTGGGCGCAGGCAGTGCCCCTGCCAGCGCTGGCCGGCTGGCCGCCGCAGGAGACGCAGACCGTGACTCTGGGCAAGGGGGCTCCCAGCAGCGTGCAGAGTATCGAGGTGCGCCCGCAGGCCGCCTTCAACACCTGTCAGTTCTCCAGCCTGCTGCCGGCCGCGCCGGTGGGCCTGCGCCTGAAGGTGAATGGTGCCGACTGGTTCCGCGACGGTACCCGGCTTCCCGAAAGCCGTGCCTGTGCGGCCGGCTACCGCCTGGAAGCGGTCTGGCAGCACGGAGACGCCGTGGCGGTCCTGCTGCGGGCTTACAGTACCGGCTTTGAAGGCCCCGACGCCCTGCCGCTGACCCTGCTGAACCGCGTTCCGCTGCCCGCCTCCAAGCCATGA
- a CDS encoding App1 family protein codes for MTLVKTLFKKALPYAERAITAGDRAVSGYLQPRRARGKLVVQSYVGWGSPQQVELQGRVLLPRVTTPPRVGDARWRNFLNVMRRLFSREVAGVEIVGRFQGEEARSVSGSDGYFNLEFSPGAGVPAGWYEVPLSMEGRGEVTRARVQVVDRPAFGVISDLDDTVIQSDVTSVPRMLMTSLTGNARTRLPFPGVGAFYHGLVQQGGGRNPIFYVSSSPWNFFDLLWQFLSYRQIPLGPMFLRNWGFDLLAGHGDYKHGVIERIFARFPDMKFVLVGDSGEHDPQIYAEVVHRHPGRVLAVYIRDVSDAAADSAVLKLREEVQKAGVELVLAADSLYAASHAMAMGLITPEQMRRVQRSVGRQYGW; via the coding sequence ATGACGTTGGTCAAAACCCTGTTTAAAAAGGCTCTCCCCTACGCCGAAAGGGCCATCACGGCGGGGGACCGTGCCGTGAGTGGCTACCTGCAACCGCGCCGCGCACGCGGCAAGCTGGTGGTCCAGTCCTATGTAGGCTGGGGTTCTCCGCAGCAGGTAGAGCTGCAGGGACGGGTGCTGCTGCCTCGCGTGACCACGCCGCCGCGTGTAGGGGACGCCCGCTGGCGCAACTTCCTGAACGTGATGCGCCGGCTGTTCTCGCGGGAGGTGGCTGGAGTAGAAATCGTGGGCCGCTTCCAGGGAGAGGAAGCCCGCAGCGTGAGCGGCTCCGACGGCTACTTCAACCTGGAGTTCAGCCCCGGTGCCGGTGTGCCGGCCGGCTGGTACGAGGTGCCGCTCAGCATGGAGGGCCGCGGCGAGGTGACCCGTGCCCGCGTGCAGGTGGTGGACCGGCCCGCGTTCGGCGTGATTTCCGACCTGGACGACACCGTGATTCAGTCGGATGTGACCAGTGTGCCGCGCATGCTGATGACCAGCCTGACCGGCAATGCCCGCACCCGGCTGCCGTTTCCTGGCGTGGGCGCGTTTTACCACGGCCTGGTCCAGCAGGGCGGTGGACGCAACCCGATTTTCTACGTGTCCAGCAGTCCCTGGAACTTTTTCGACCTGCTGTGGCAGTTTCTGAGTTACCGCCAGATTCCGCTGGGACCGATGTTCCTGCGCAACTGGGGCTTTGACCTGCTGGCAGGGCACGGCGACTACAAGCACGGCGTCATCGAGCGGATTTTCGCCCGCTTTCCCGACATGAAATTCGTGCTGGTGGGGGACAGCGGTGAGCACGACCCCCAGATTTACGCCGAAGTGGTCCACCGTCACCCCGGGCGGGTGTTGGCGGTGTACATCCGCGACGTGTCGGACGCGGCGGCCGACAGCGCCGTGTTGAAGCTGCGCGAGGAAGTGCAGAAGGCCGGCGTGGAATTGGTGTTGGCGGCTGACAGCCTGTACGCCGCCAGCCACGCCATGGCGATGGGCCTGATTACGCCCGAGCAGATGCGGCGGGTACAGCGCTCAGTGGGGCGGCAGTACGGCTGGTAA
- a CDS encoding SDR family oxidoreductase, producing the protein MNRTPFRLDGKRALITGGSRGIGFAAAELMRELGAEVTLAARTESEVQVAAQSIGAAWVAADVSILQGVQAALNAAGQVDILVANAGGPPPALPSEVTEDAWDKGYQTNFLSAVRLADGVLPGMRERGWGRIIAVTSMTVGHPALNLPVSNAMRAAVTNHLRTLSLEVSADGVTCNTVAPGYTATQRLKNLHSDPEQAAALARTIPLQRFGEPREVGAAIAFLASDEAGYITGQEILVDGGYSI; encoded by the coding sequence ATGAACCGAACCCCTTTCCGGCTGGACGGCAAACGCGCCCTGATTACGGGCGGCTCCAGGGGCATCGGCTTCGCGGCGGCGGAGCTGATGCGTGAACTGGGTGCCGAGGTGACTCTGGCCGCCCGCACTGAGAGCGAGGTACAGGTCGCCGCGCAGAGCATCGGGGCGGCCTGGGTCGCCGCCGACGTGAGCATACTCCAGGGCGTTCAGGCCGCTCTAAACGCCGCCGGGCAGGTGGATATCCTGGTCGCCAACGCGGGGGGGCCGCCGCCTGCGCTACCCAGCGAAGTGACCGAGGACGCCTGGGACAAGGGTTACCAGACCAATTTTCTCAGTGCCGTGCGGCTGGCGGACGGGGTGCTGCCGGGCATGAGGGAGCGTGGCTGGGGCCGCATTATCGCCGTGACCTCCATGACAGTGGGCCACCCGGCACTGAATCTGCCGGTGAGCAACGCCATGCGCGCCGCCGTGACCAATCACCTGCGGACGCTCAGCCTGGAAGTGAGCGCGGACGGCGTGACCTGCAACACGGTGGCCCCTGGCTACACCGCCACCCAGCGGCTGAAGAACCTGCACTCCGACCCCGAGCAGGCGGCTGCGCTGGCCCGCACCATTCCCCTGCAGCGCTTCGGTGAGCCGCGCGAAGTGGGCGCCGCCATCGCCTTTCTGGCGTCCGATGAAGCGGGATATATCACTGGGCAGGAGATTCTGGTAGACGGCGGTTACTCGATTTGA
- the rnr gene encoding ribonuclease R: MPKTKPKAATSEQLEVAGTEQNAKPARTPRKKATDADTAGKSKTAKGPARSKKAASKDAVAKEAAAKGAAKRSKKAAEASALEAAPARRTRKAAAKSQALELNTPPVPELVVDTAPAPEPSAPAPEPSAAVPGPIQEAPAQEPPVQPSLAEAMEEPAADQNESQEQAEPQAQAEAEAQLKPRRTGRRNAAAAEEPAAAKKPKSTRRRAAAGKSDTAAQTPESAAESPGAAVATAESSEEAATSTPPKKARPRRSKAALAGAAASTDTGSTGSEPATAEAAGTESVAPEAAAPEQPVKPRRSARSTSRSKNKAAAESTPAAPEVAVPMTTEAQEPLTDLPVAEGEAPQSGATEAEPVRRSRRSGRRQVAAAGPAEAPAEADTDTAPAAPADAADEPLVLHRPKRGKRKAQPREDVLDTDLEKLSGVEPVEPQGEGEPAEETASEPAGELTDDTDGSAGSDVLAALLPDLPPAPPAPTPAAEPGRLSDPVQELLVSQLRSIGRPIHVRDLEKSFTRQKARLVGSWRDIEGVLEDLTRSGLVVRTRKKTYGLPGAMNLVRGRFQAAAAGFGFVVPDSGREDYYVPAESTLEAWNGDTVLVRPEGHGPRGGNSGRRGSRFDGNPQATVVRIVQRHYSQLVGTLEYSHGYPILKADDFRARHRILLLSEGLEELEAGARVVVDLYWPEDTGEDEVFGQISRVLGEEDDPETETEAVMVKYGLRGEFPPEVLSEAGRIPAEIPDSALRGRLDLRELNTFTVDGRDAKDFDDAIHIQPTEAGTFLVGVHIADVSHYVRAGSELDGEAYARATSVYLPGRVLPMLPEHLSNGVCSLVPNEDRLTMSALVELSADAEILNVEIGPSVIHSKARLTYDEVQAYSEGTSPMPEHARHLEGDLHLLLKVTTKLRQKRLREGSLDFKMREVKVDVDEDGRMELIPLREETARGMIEDLMLLANKAVAHFLLERNVPTLFRIHEEPTLQRFQDVSQAIGRLGLAFPGGEPTPQAYQEVLKQVRGTPRESVVNTLLLRSMQQAKYAGENLGHFGLAFDEYLHFTSPIRRYPDLMVHRVLRGVLSGELRPASREVDQLRSALPSMGEHTSDRERNAAEAERDLTKYYQAKWAQEHQGLSFMGSVSGVVASGLFVALDNGVEGKLHISNLDDDYYIYLEDAQMLKGRSTGRTFRLGDALAVTISEVKPLARQIDFTVPEEGTELEEIVMSENQPSGNKTQGSGQKVGGQRVRARRREDREQERQQKLSNVRPSQPRFTLDEDAAGRSQGRGRGPRSGNGEGRSGEGQGRAQGGRPGRDGGQGGRSRGGQAQGGTQGGSGRRRVITLERPRNEHLRPVNITVQRMYFGDWSVENMPEDDGQPGSRPGRSSGPRGGTGRVGGREGRPPQGGRGRSEEGNGSGHGGAQPQGQGEGDRRRRRRRSRRPGSETPQG; encoded by the coding sequence ATGCCAAAAACCAAACCAAAAGCCGCCACTTCCGAACAGCTTGAAGTGGCCGGCACCGAACAGAACGCCAAGCCCGCCCGTACCCCCCGCAAGAAGGCTACTGACGCTGATACCGCCGGGAAAAGCAAAACCGCGAAAGGCCCCGCCAGGAGCAAGAAGGCCGCGAGCAAAGATGCCGTGGCCAAGGAGGCTGCCGCAAAGGGCGCAGCCAAACGCTCCAAGAAGGCGGCGGAAGCGAGCGCACTGGAGGCGGCCCCAGCCCGCCGCACCCGCAAGGCGGCTGCCAAGTCTCAGGCGCTTGAACTGAATACCCCGCCTGTGCCTGAACTGGTCGTGGACACCGCCCCTGCGCCCGAACCGAGCGCCCCTGCGCCCGAACCGAGCGCTGCGGTGCCCGGACCCATTCAGGAAGCCCCCGCTCAGGAGCCCCCTGTTCAGCCCAGCCTGGCCGAAGCCATGGAAGAACCTGCCGCCGACCAGAACGAGTCCCAGGAGCAGGCCGAGCCTCAGGCCCAGGCCGAGGCTGAAGCGCAGCTCAAGCCCCGCCGCACTGGTCGCCGTAATGCAGCTGCAGCGGAGGAACCGGCTGCCGCCAAAAAGCCGAAATCCACCCGCCGCAGGGCCGCAGCCGGGAAGAGCGACACCGCTGCCCAGACTCCGGAAAGTGCTGCAGAGTCGCCTGGGGCCGCAGTAGCCACGGCCGAGTCGAGCGAGGAAGCCGCCACGTCTACCCCGCCCAAGAAAGCCCGCCCGCGCCGCAGCAAGGCTGCCCTGGCCGGAGCAGCGGCCAGCACGGACACGGGCAGTACGGGCAGCGAACCGGCGACCGCTGAAGCTGCCGGCACCGAATCCGTTGCCCCCGAGGCGGCCGCACCCGAGCAGCCGGTCAAGCCCAGGCGCTCGGCCCGCTCCACCTCTCGCAGCAAGAACAAGGCCGCAGCGGAAAGCACCCCTGCTGCGCCTGAAGTGGCCGTCCCCATGACCACTGAGGCCCAGGAGCCGCTGACCGACCTGCCAGTGGCCGAAGGCGAGGCCCCCCAGAGCGGCGCCACCGAGGCAGAACCCGTACGCAGGTCTCGCCGGAGCGGGCGCCGTCAGGTCGCCGCTGCCGGGCCGGCCGAGGCTCCGGCAGAAGCAGACACGGATACGGCTCCCGCAGCACCTGCCGACGCTGCCGACGAGCCGCTGGTACTGCACCGCCCCAAGCGCGGCAAGAGAAAGGCCCAGCCCAGGGAAGACGTCCTGGACACCGACCTGGAAAAGCTGAGCGGCGTAGAACCGGTCGAGCCGCAGGGCGAGGGTGAACCGGCTGAAGAGACGGCGAGCGAGCCAGCCGGTGAGCTGACCGACGACACGGACGGGAGTGCAGGCAGTGACGTGCTGGCTGCCCTGCTCCCCGACCTGCCGCCGGCACCGCCGGCTCCTACCCCAGCCGCCGAACCCGGACGCCTTAGTGACCCGGTGCAGGAGCTGCTGGTCAGCCAGCTGCGCTCTATCGGCCGGCCGATTCACGTGCGTGACCTGGAAAAATCCTTCACCCGGCAGAAGGCCCGCCTGGTCGGCAGCTGGCGTGATATCGAGGGCGTGCTGGAAGACCTGACCCGCTCTGGCCTGGTGGTGCGCACCCGCAAGAAGACCTACGGCCTGCCCGGAGCCATGAACCTGGTGCGCGGCCGCTTTCAGGCTGCAGCGGCCGGCTTCGGCTTCGTGGTGCCGGATTCGGGCCGTGAAGATTACTATGTGCCGGCGGAAAGCACCCTGGAAGCCTGGAACGGCGACACCGTGCTGGTGCGCCCCGAGGGCCACGGCCCACGCGGGGGCAACTCGGGGCGCCGGGGCAGCCGCTTTGACGGGAACCCGCAGGCCACGGTGGTGCGCATCGTGCAGCGCCACTACTCGCAGCTGGTGGGCACGCTGGAATACAGCCACGGCTACCCCATTCTCAAGGCCGACGACTTCCGCGCCCGGCACCGCATCCTGCTGCTCAGCGAGGGTCTGGAAGAGCTGGAAGCGGGCGCCCGCGTGGTGGTGGACCTCTACTGGCCCGAAGACACCGGCGAGGACGAGGTGTTCGGGCAGATCAGCCGTGTGCTGGGCGAGGAAGACGATCCCGAAACCGAAACCGAAGCGGTGATGGTCAAGTACGGCCTGCGCGGCGAGTTCCCGCCCGAAGTGCTGAGCGAGGCGGGCCGCATTCCCGCCGAGATTCCCGACTCGGCCCTGCGCGGCCGCCTGGACCTGCGTGAGCTGAATACCTTTACGGTGGACGGCCGCGACGCCAAGGACTTCGACGACGCCATTCACATCCAGCCCACCGAAGCAGGCACCTTTCTGGTCGGGGTTCACATCGCAGACGTGAGCCACTACGTGCGGGCCGGCAGCGAGCTGGACGGCGAAGCCTACGCCCGCGCCACCAGCGTGTACCTGCCTGGGCGGGTGCTGCCCATGCTGCCCGAACACCTCTCCAACGGGGTGTGCAGCCTGGTGCCGAACGAGGACCGCCTGACCATGAGTGCCCTGGTCGAACTGTCCGCCGACGCCGAAATCCTGAACGTGGAAATCGGCCCCAGCGTGATTCACTCCAAGGCCCGCCTCACCTACGATGAGGTGCAGGCCTACAGCGAGGGCACGTCGCCCATGCCCGAGCATGCCCGGCACCTTGAAGGTGACCTGCACCTGCTGCTCAAGGTCACGACCAAGCTGCGGCAAAAGCGCCTGCGTGAGGGCAGCCTGGACTTCAAGATGCGTGAGGTCAAGGTGGACGTGGATGAGGACGGCCGCATGGAACTGATTCCGCTGCGCGAGGAAACCGCGCGCGGCATGATCGAAGACCTGATGCTGCTGGCCAACAAGGCGGTGGCCCACTTTCTGCTGGAACGGAACGTGCCCACACTGTTCCGTATCCACGAGGAGCCCACGCTCCAGCGCTTTCAGGACGTATCGCAGGCCATCGGGCGGCTGGGGCTGGCCTTTCCGGGCGGCGAACCCACTCCGCAGGCCTACCAGGAAGTGCTCAAGCAGGTGCGCGGCACGCCCCGCGAAAGCGTGGTGAACACCTTGCTGCTGCGTTCCATGCAGCAGGCCAAGTACGCCGGCGAGAACCTGGGCCACTTCGGCCTGGCATTCGACGAGTACCTGCACTTCACCTCCCCCATCCGCCGCTACCCGGACCTGATGGTGCACCGGGTACTGCGCGGCGTGCTCAGCGGTGAACTCCGCCCGGCCAGCCGCGAGGTGGACCAGCTGCGCTCCGCGCTGCCCAGCATGGGCGAACACACCTCCGACCGCGAGCGCAACGCGGCCGAAGCCGAGCGCGACCTGACCAAGTACTATCAGGCGAAGTGGGCCCAGGAGCATCAGGGCCTGAGCTTTATGGGCAGTGTGTCGGGCGTGGTCGCCAGCGGCCTGTTCGTGGCGCTGGACAACGGCGTAGAGGGCAAGCTGCACATCAGCAACCTGGACGACGACTATTACATCTATCTGGAAGATGCCCAGATGCTCAAGGGCCGCAGCACCGGGCGGACCTTCCGGCTGGGCGACGCGCTGGCGGTGACCATCTCGGAGGTCAAGCCGCTGGCCCGCCAGATTGATTTCACCGTGCCCGAGGAAGGCACCGAACTAGAGGAGATTGTCATGAGCGAGAACCAGCCTTCGGGCAACAAGACGCAGGGGTCCGGACAGAAGGTGGGCGGCCAGCGGGTCCGCGCCCGCCGCCGCGAGGACCGCGAACAGGAGCGCCAGCAGAAGCTGTCCAACGTGCGCCCCAGCCAGCCCCGCTTCACCCTGGACGAGGACGCCGCCGGACGCAGCCAGGGGCGCGGACGCGGCCCCCGCAGCGGCAACGGTGAAGGCCGCAGCGGTGAGGGGCAGGGACGCGCCCAGGGCGGACGCCCCGGCCGTGACGGTGGCCAGGGTGGCCGCTCACGAGGCGGCCAGGCTCAGGGCGGCACTCAGGGCGGCAGCGGTCGCCGGCGGGTCATCACGCTGGAACGCCCCCGCAACGAGCACCTGCGCCCGGTGAACATCACCGTGCAGCGGATGTACTTCGGGGACTGGAGCGTGGAGAACATGCCCGAAGACGACGGCCAGCCGGGCAGCCGACCCGGCCGCAGCAGTGGCCCGCGCGGAGGCACCGGCCGGGTCGGTGGCCGCGAAGGCCGCCCCCCCCAGGGAGGCCGTGGCCGCAGCGAGGAGGGAAATGGCTCCGGTCACGGCGGTGCACAGCCGCAGGGGCAGGGCGAAGGAGACCGCCGCCGCCGCCGCCGCCGGAGCCGCCGCCCCGGCAGCGAGACGCCGCAGGGCTGA
- a CDS encoding protein kinase domain-containing protein yields MTDLLNGVLLLGLFAAGLRLMMFPSERTLRWLILAVLAGLLALVAAVNWAVDAEQTPGRLQAALVLLTVMLPGLLGVQVRQTDWLRHLVRGAEEGTSRRGSGLPAARPGPSRRTWVPGVPAGLPPSESHIPVFADYVVERRVGVGGMGSVYLARRRSDGLTAALKVPQERYLADEKFVKRFFREAEILSQFSHPNIVQVFNYRMSGGEYYIAMEYLEGISLEAVLEERTMTLPEAVQVFRALADALRHIHLHKVVHRDLKPSNVMLLQGAWDGEQLQPGGVKLMDFGIAVGQTLSRLTMTGARVGTPTYMAPEQAKGIRTDARSDLYALGLLGYEMVTGRAAFEGGYESVVHQQVFEDPKPPNQVRRGIPSRLNDLILSMIEKDPDRRPNLDEVIAALDDDILVDDAFEDADVLALAVDDPQGTLRLLDTGGKLRQSWGSSGAEQGQDLRLPGVPSALGRGGPGQLLVAFGQHRWLEGGMVWVLDSRGRRIRQFGRYGLGEAELLRPLGLATLGDQYYVLDGESQQVKVYGMDGSFRFRFGGRGSAEGEFRQPQALCAGGKYLYVLDSGNHRVQRFSAQGEYVSRLAFRLERGSDDLRPLTGLTVDEAGAVYLVDATAGRVRRVDAEGAPSAPVALSREAGEAPDALWLLGIGPRGQIYAVPRGGQLLRIYSPSGDLLGTRNMYTPVQALSTLRRELESPLELEPAAQLPAG; encoded by the coding sequence GTGACCGACCTGCTCAATGGTGTGCTGCTGCTGGGACTGTTTGCGGCCGGACTACGGCTGATGATGTTTCCGTCCGAGCGTACCCTGCGCTGGCTTATTCTGGCGGTGCTCGCAGGGCTACTGGCACTGGTGGCGGCGGTCAACTGGGCAGTGGACGCCGAGCAGACCCCGGGGCGTCTGCAGGCCGCTCTGGTGCTGCTGACCGTGATGCTGCCGGGCCTGCTGGGGGTGCAGGTGCGGCAGACCGACTGGCTGCGGCACCTGGTGCGCGGAGCCGAAGAGGGGACGTCCCGGCGCGGCAGCGGGCTGCCTGCCGCCCGGCCTGGTCCCAGCCGCCGCACCTGGGTTCCTGGCGTTCCCGCCGGCCTCCCCCCCTCCGAGAGTCACATTCCTGTCTTTGCCGATTACGTGGTGGAGCGGCGCGTGGGTGTGGGCGGTATGGGCAGCGTGTACCTGGCGCGCCGGCGCAGCGACGGTCTTACGGCGGCCCTCAAGGTGCCGCAGGAGCGCTACTTGGCCGACGAGAAGTTCGTCAAGCGCTTTTTCCGCGAGGCCGAGATTCTCAGCCAGTTCAGCCACCCCAACATCGTGCAGGTCTTCAACTACCGCATGAGCGGGGGCGAGTACTACATCGCCATGGAATACCTGGAAGGTATCTCCCTGGAAGCGGTACTGGAGGAGCGCACCATGACCCTGCCCGAAGCGGTGCAGGTCTTCCGGGCGCTGGCCGACGCCCTGCGGCACATTCACCTGCATAAAGTGGTTCACCGCGACCTCAAGCCGTCGAACGTGATGCTGCTCCAGGGCGCCTGGGACGGCGAACAGCTTCAGCCCGGCGGGGTCAAGCTGATGGATTTCGGCATTGCCGTGGGGCAGACTCTGTCGCGCCTCACCATGACCGGGGCGCGGGTCGGCACGCCCACCTACATGGCCCCCGAGCAGGCCAAAGGCATCCGTACCGACGCCCGCAGCGACCTGTACGCGCTGGGCCTGCTGGGCTACGAGATGGTGACCGGCCGCGCCGCTTTTGAGGGCGGCTACGAGTCGGTGGTGCACCAGCAGGTGTTCGAGGACCCCAAGCCGCCCAATCAGGTGCGGCGCGGGATTCCCAGCCGCCTGAACGACCTGATTCTGTCGATGATTGAAAAGGACCCCGACCGCCGGCCCAACCTGGACGAGGTCATTGCCGCGCTGGACGACGACATCCTGGTGGACGACGCCTTCGAGGACGCCGACGTGCTGGCGCTGGCTGTAGATGATCCGCAGGGCACGCTGCGGCTGCTGGACACCGGCGGCAAGCTGCGCCAGAGCTGGGGCAGCAGCGGCGCCGAGCAGGGCCAGGACCTGCGGCTGCCGGGGGTGCCCAGCGCTCTGGGCCGGGGCGGCCCTGGGCAGCTGCTGGTGGCTTTCGGGCAGCACCGGTGGCTGGAAGGCGGCATGGTCTGGGTCCTGGACTCCCGGGGGCGGCGCATCCGGCAGTTCGGGCGCTACGGCCTGGGCGAGGCCGAGCTGCTGCGCCCGTTGGGCCTTGCCACTCTGGGCGACCAGTATTACGTCCTGGACGGTGAATCGCAGCAGGTCAAGGTGTACGGCATGGACGGCAGCTTCCGCTTCCGCTTCGGGGGGCGGGGCAGCGCGGAGGGTGAGTTCCGCCAGCCGCAGGCCCTGTGCGCCGGCGGGAAATACCTCTACGTGCTGGACAGCGGCAACCACCGTGTGCAGCGCTTCAGTGCACAGGGCGAATATGTCTCGCGGCTGGCTTTCCGACTGGAACGCGGCTCGGACGACCTGCGCCCTCTCACCGGCCTGACGGTGGACGAGGCCGGCGCGGTGTATCTGGTGGACGCCACCGCCGGCAGGGTGCGCCGGGTGGACGCTGAGGGAGCCCCCAGCGCCCCGGTGGCCCTCAGCCGTGAAGCGGGCGAGGCCCCGGACGCCCTGTGGCTGCTGGGCATCGGCCCGCGTGGGCAGATTTACGCGGTGCCGCGCGGAGGTCAGCTGCTGCGCATCTATAGCCCTTCAGGCGATCTCTTGGGCACCCGCAACATGTACACCCCGGTGCAGGCTCTCAGCACCCTTCGCCGTGAACTGGAGTCGCCGCTTGAGCTGGAACCAGCAGCGCAGCTCCCGGCAGGGTAG
- a CDS encoding exodeoxyribonuclease III yields the protein MSAEPLSQVSLLPALTVTTLNLNGLRSARRKGLEDWLTRHAPDVLLLQEVRAPAMPEVLEALGYHSAWHPAQKAGYSGVAIASRLPLQDVRLGMGHEAMDAEGRLISAQVAGVRFASVYLPSGSSGEVRQSFKDRLLLDYQIWTDRQRTQGPLVIGGDYNIAHQPIDLKNWRSNQNNSGFLPHEREWMTAHLASGLSDSHRLHLGERAEYTWWSNRGQAYTNDTGWRIDYLLTSQVQTADVWVDRPARLSDHAPLTARVILPVK from the coding sequence ATGTCTGCCGAGCCTCTTTCCCAGGTGTCCTTGCTCCCCGCCCTGACCGTGACCACCCTCAACCTGAACGGGCTACGCTCGGCGCGGCGCAAGGGGCTGGAGGACTGGCTGACCCGCCACGCGCCGGACGTGCTGCTGCTGCAAGAGGTGCGGGCCCCCGCCATGCCGGAGGTGCTGGAAGCGCTGGGCTACCACTCCGCCTGGCACCCGGCGCAGAAGGCAGGCTACAGCGGCGTGGCGATCGCCAGCCGCCTGCCGCTGCAAGACGTGCGGCTGGGCATGGGGCACGAGGCGATGGACGCCGAGGGCCGGCTCATCTCGGCGCAGGTGGCGGGGGTCCGCTTTGCCAGCGTGTACCTGCCCAGCGGCTCGTCCGGCGAGGTGCGCCAGAGCTTCAAGGACCGGCTGCTGCTGGACTACCAGATTTGGACCGACCGACAGCGAACGCAGGGACCACTGGTCATCGGCGGCGACTACAACATCGCCCACCAGCCCATTGACCTGAAAAACTGGCGCAGCAACCAGAACAACAGCGGCTTTTTGCCCCACGAACGCGAGTGGATGACCGCTCACCTCGCAAGCGGCCTGAGCGACAGCCACCGCCTGCACCTGGGCGAGCGGGCCGAGTACACCTGGTGGAGCAACCGCGGCCAGGCCTACACCAACGACACCGGCTGGCGCATCGACTATCTGCTCACTTCGCAGGTGCAGACGGCCGATGTCTGGGTCGACCGCCCCGCCCGCCTGAGCGACCACGCCCCACTGACGGCGCGGGTCATCCTTCCGGTCAAGTAG
- a CDS encoding YczE/YyaS/YitT family protein — protein MTARRAAPWAGVKGWTFGPRLALLLLGLGLYGLSLRLMIDAGVGVAPWDVLHTGLAGRLPLTVGQAGILMGVLVVTVSWLLLRQPIGLGTVLNTLLVGLFLDLFDFLPQPSRLGLRWAELLGGTLLLGLATGTYVAAGMGAGPRDGLVMGLARLSGLPVTAVRVSIELGVLGLGWLLGGQVGLGTAAFAVLSGPAMGWGLGLYGLGQARKPGPEAEPAAPSHPVD, from the coding sequence TTGACCGCCCGCCGAGCCGCGCCCTGGGCCGGTGTGAAGGGCTGGACCTTTGGTCCCCGGCTGGCCCTGTTGCTGCTGGGGCTGGGGCTGTACGGCCTGAGCCTGCGCCTGATGATTGACGCGGGGGTGGGCGTGGCCCCCTGGGACGTGCTGCACACCGGCCTGGCCGGGCGGCTGCCGCTGACCGTGGGACAGGCCGGCATCCTGATGGGCGTGCTGGTGGTGACGGTCAGCTGGCTGCTGCTGCGCCAGCCGATCGGGCTGGGCACGGTGCTGAATACCCTGCTGGTGGGCCTGTTTCTGGACCTGTTCGACTTCCTGCCGCAGCCGTCCAGACTGGGGCTGCGCTGGGCCGAGCTGCTGGGCGGCACCCTGCTGCTGGGGCTGGCCACCGGCACCTACGTGGCTGCCGGCATGGGCGCCGGCCCCCGCGACGGCCTGGTCATGGGCTTGGCGCGCCTGAGCGGGCTGCCGGTGACAGCGGTGCGCGTCAGCATTGAGCTGGGGGTGCTGGGACTGGGCTGGCTGCTGGGTGGGCAAGTGGGCCTGGGCACTGCCGCCTTTGCCGTCTTGAGCGGCCCGGCGATGGGCTGGGGCCTGGGCCTCTACGGCCTGGGTCAGGCCCGCAAACCCGGCCCTGAGGCTGAACCTGCGGCGCCCAGCCACCCGGTAGATTGA